A single region of the Vicia villosa cultivar HV-30 ecotype Madison, WI linkage group LG4, Vvil1.0, whole genome shotgun sequence genome encodes:
- the LOC131594528 gene encoding uncharacterized protein LOC131594528 — protein MEKGRMFLVGLMFLQCWIAMTEAEYLKYKDPKQPLNTRIKDLIDRMTLEEKIGQMVQIDRTVASADVMKKYYIGSVLSGGGSVPKPKASAKDWVDMVNEFQKGSLSTRLGIPMIYGIDAVHGHNNVYNATIFPHNVGLGATRDPQLVKRIGDATALEVRATGIQYAFAPCIAVCRDPRWGRCYESYSEDHKVVQAMTEIIPGLQGDVPPNSPKGVPYVAGNKKVAACAKHYVGDGGTTRGINENNTVATRHELLSIHMPAYYNSIIKGVATVMVSYSSWNGEKMHANRDLITGFLKNTLRFRGFVISDWQGIDRITSPAHANYTYSIEAGVNAGIDMIMIPYNYTEFIDGLNLLVKSNAIPISRIDDAVKRILRVKFVMGLFENPLADYSLADQLGSQEHRELAREAVRKSLVLLKNGESADEPLLPLPKKASRILVAGTHADNLGYQCGGWTIEWQGLSGNNVTSGTTILSAIKNTVDKDTEIVYQENPSLDYVKSNDFEYAIVVVGETPYAETNGDSLNLTISGNGADTIYNVCGQVKCVVVLITGRPVVMLPYVDIIEGLVAAWLPGSEGHGVTDVLFGDYGFSGKLPHTWFKTVDQLPMNVGDSHYDPLFPFGFGLTTKAAKDSY, from the exons ATGGAGAAAGGTAGAATGTTTTTGGTGGGGCTGATGTTCTTGCAGTGTTGGATAGCTATGACAGAAGCTGAGTATTTGAAATACAAAGATCCGAAACAACCTTTGAATACTCGAATTAAGGATCTTATCGATCGAATGACTTTGGAAGAGAAAATCGGTCAAATGGTTCAAATTGATCGCACCGTTGCTTCAGCTGATGTGATGAAAAAATATTACATTG GGAGTGTTTTAAGTGGTGGTGGAAGTGTTCCAAAACCAAAGGCTTCTGCAAAGGATTGGGTTGATATGGTGAATGAGTTTCAAAAAGGTTCACTGTCAACTAGGCTTGGAATTCCAATGATATATGGAATTGATGCTGTTCATGGACATAACAATGTCTATAATGCTACTATTTTTCCGCACAATGTTGGTTTAGGAGCTACAAG GGATCCTCAACTAGTGAAGAGAATTGGTGATGCAACTGCTCTCGAAGTCAGAGCAACTGGAATTCAATATGCCTTTGCTCCTTGCATTGCG GTTTGTAGAGATCCGAGATGGGGTAGATGTTACGAAAGTTATAGCGAAGATCATAAAGTTGTTCAAGCGATGACCGAGATCATTCCAGGTTTACAAGGTGACGTCCCTCCGAATTCACCAAAGGGTGTTCCGTATGTTGCTGGAAACAAGAAAGTAGCAGCTTGTGCAAAGCACTATGTTGGTGATGGTGGAACAACAAGAGGAATCAATGAGAACAACACTGTTGCAACCAGGCATGAATTGCTTAGCATTCACATGCCAGCTTACTATAACTCAATTATCAAGGGTGTCGCAACCGTCATGGTCTCTTACTCGAGTTGGAACGGAGAAAAAATGCATGCTAATCGCGATTTAATCACCGGTTTTCTCAAAAACACGCTACGTTTTAGG GGTTTTGTCATATCAGATTGGCAAGGAATTGACAGGATAACTTCACCTGCTCATGCTAACTATACATATTCGATTGAAGCCGGAGTCAACGCCGGTATTGACATG ATAATGATTCCATATAACTACACAGAATTCATAGATGGCTTAAACTTGCTAGTGAAAAGCAATGCTATTCCTATCAGTAGAATCGATGATGCGGTGAAGAGAATTTTGAGAGTCAAGTTTGTGATGGGTCTATTTGAAAATCCATTGGCTGATTACAGTCTCGCTGACCAGCTTGGAAGCCAG GAGCATAGAGAATTGGCTAGGGAAGCTGTGAGGAAATCGTTGGTACTGTTAAAGAACGGTGAAAGTGCGGATGAGCCATTGCTTCCTCTTCCGAAAAAGGCTTCGAGAATACTTGTTGCTGGAACTCATGCTGATAATCTAGGTTATCAATGCGGTGGATGGACGATTGAATGGCAAGGACTGAGCGGCAACAATGTTACTAGTGGTACGACAATTCTGAGTGCGATAAAAAACACAGTCGACAAAGACACTGAGATAGTTTATCAGGAGAATCCATCTCTCGACTACGTTAAATCAAATGATTTTGAATATGCAATTGTGGTAGTTGGCGAGACACCTTACGCAGAAACAAATGGCGACAGCTTAAACTTAACAATATCCGGTAACGGAGCAGACACGATATACAATGTATGCGGCCAAGTGAAATGTGTGGTTGTATTAATCACCGGTAGACCGGTGGTTATGTTACCATATGTTGATATAATTGAAGGACTTGTTGCTGCATGGCTTCCTGGGAGTGAAGGTCATGGTGTTACAGATGTTTTGTTTGGTGATTATGGATTTAGTGGTAAACTTCCACACACATGGTTTAAGACTGTTGATCAGTTACCTATGAATGTTGGTGATTCTCATTATGATCCTTTGTTTCCATTTGGATTTGGTCTTACAACTAAAGCTGCTAAGGATTCTTATTAG
- the LOC131594529 gene encoding uncharacterized protein LOC131594529, whose amino-acid sequence MEDKSTLSLKIKTNDEKEGDVKEDKSELEIELKVKNKSVEKKEKHKDEKKADESENIGEDSGEKKKKKEKDEKSGTKKHKEKDGKDGEENLEKKVKGKSKEKKEKVEQVSEDEKGKDNEDDGGSKEKKKDEKKKKKDKDEEIKTKKNKGKEDEGVDSKEKNEKSKKKEEKEKHKGEEVEKLKGKGEEDGGEENKKKKDKKEKEKDKDEKKKNKDEEDVEKPKGKGEEDGGEENNKKKKDKKEKEKNKDEKIKPEKDAEKTDEGKEKKDKKKKEKKDKGEEEEGEVASRELVEQKIEKKEEDEEKDDEKEGKEKKKKEDRDKSGKKRKLTGKDKPKDVTKLKQKLEKINGKIEALVEEKTNIEKQIKEAEGEGNVVIEKVE is encoded by the coding sequence ATGGAAGACAAATCAACTCTCTCCCTGAAGATCAAGACCAATGATGAAAAAGAAGGTGATGTGAAGGAAGATAAGAGTGAGTTAGAAATAGAACTGAAGGTTAAAAACAAATCAGtagagaaaaaggaaaagcatAAGGATGAAAAGAAAGCAGATGAATCAGAAAATATTGGCGAAGACAGcggtgagaaaaagaaaaagaaagaaaaagacgAAAAAAGTGGAACAAAGAAGCACAAAGAGAAAGACGGCAAGGATGGCGAGGAGAATTTGGAAAAGAAAGTAAAGGGGAAGAgtaaggaaaagaaagaaaaggtcGAACAAGTTTCCGAGGATGAAAAGGGAAAAGACAATGAAGATGATGGTGGTAGCAAGGAGAAAAAGAAGgacgagaagaagaagaaaaaggacaAGGatgaagaaattaaaacaaagaaGAACAAGGGgaaagaagatgaaggagtggATAGCAAAGAGAAGAACGAAAAGAGCAAAAAGAAAGAggagaaggaaaagcacaagggtGAAGAAGTGGAGAAACTGAAGGGAAAGGGAGAAGAGGACGGTGGTGAAGAGAATAAGAAGAAAAAggataagaaagaaaaagagaaggacaaggatgagaagaaaaagaacaagGATGAAGAAGATGTGGAGAAACCGAAGGGAAAGGGAGAAGAGGATGGCGGCGAAGAGAATAATAAGAAGAAAAAggataagaaagaaaaagagaagaacaagGATGAGAAAATCAAGCCTGAGAAAGACGCCGAAAAAACTGATGAAGGAAAAGAGAAAAaggataaaaagaaaaaagaaaagaaagacaaAGGTGAGGAAGAAGAGGGTGAAGTTGCTTCAAGAGAGTTGGTTGAACAAAAGATTGAGAAGAAAGAGGAAGATGAGGAAAAAGATGATGAGAAGGAagggaaagagaagaagaaaaaagaagacaGAGACAAATCCGGTAAGAAGAGAAAGTTAACCGGTAAGGACAAACCCAAGGATGTCACCAAATTGAAGCAAAAGCTCGAAAAGATCAATGGAAAAATAGAAGCACTTGTTGAAGAAAAGAcaaacatagaaaaacaaataaaagaagcAGAAGGTGAAGGTAATGTAGTCATTGAGAAGGTTGAGTAG